Part of the Arachis hypogaea cultivar Tifrunner chromosome 6, arahy.Tifrunner.gnm2.J5K5, whole genome shotgun sequence genome, AATATAAGATAGAATTCAAATTTTcgacacttacttaagcggacgaATAAACGAACTCAATCAacctaaattaattaaaatatcagTTTAACTCTACagttttattctttctttctttttgtcacGGAACTTTAACTCTAGACCGAATCAAAACATTATTCTCTTTTAGAATCTTAATAAGATGATACGTACAAATATTTAGACTTTAGAATAAGGTGgttattctaataaaaattttattattattatataaaaatattttattttaattattagatgataaattataaaatttaatttttatatattataaaaatattatttttatttaaaatatagtcaaataaataaattacacttttttaataaaaattatcataatttttttttcagcaTTTATTAAAGTGGTTGGCTTAGAATAATATCACCACCtaaacaataattataaaatctaaacCAACTAACCAAGAGTCAAATTATCAGTGGCTGGAGAGTGGAGACACTTTTCATTTGCCTCAACGATGGAAGATAATTGCCCCTTGGCACACAGTATAAATTTCTTACTATATCCTATCACAATATATGACATTGGATAATCTTTGATTCTTGAGACGGTGTGTATGGTCGTCACATTACGTACCAATTTTTCTTCTCGTAGATGTATCGTATAGCATTGATGCAGCACGTGGGACTGTGAGTCTGAGCATTTGCGGTGAAATAAATCCAAACAAGTTATGTTGCTGATTGGAGCTATGCTTACGCAGAACTCATCCACGTTCACTGTGGTGGTGCTACTCGTCCCATTCCCAGCTATGCTTACGTGTACAATCATGACGCCAGAATTCGACGCGTGGACTCCCACAACAACCCACCGTACTCATATCATCATCGTTATCATCAGCATCAAGATATGGATTGATACAAATTGAGTATGATCCACAGCCGCAGTTTGATAATAACAGTAGTAATAATGGTCTTATtagccacaaaaaaaaaaaatgtctgCAGTCTGGCTAATCGAAgagttatatttttaatttgttacgaTTTTAGAGGTACTAATCACAGTTCTAtcatattttatttgtaattaatttgtgtaaatcaaattttttagtcataattttttatgattaatatcaaattatttaattacaTTATTTTTGTGATTAACTTATATTATTTTTCGCAtacaatcctaattaatttatgCTAATTTACTCTAATGAAAtcgttttattaaattaaaatgatatttatatatataacattaataataaaaatcaaattttttaaatatataatatttaatattttttataaaaaaatactaaaaataatttataataataataattataataataataatctaaacttttaaataataagaaataagaaaaagtctaacataaataaaaaaattctaacgtCTTTtaagtaaatatatttaaaattttaattattacttaTTAAATACACTAATTAAATATCTAACATATCATTAAATAGACTAgatactttattattatattttgttgaCAAAAATTTATATAGAATTGGTAACTGAATTTTGGTTTTTTATATttatagcttttttttttaagttttaaccaaCTTCTCTAAATTTATTACATATTATTGAGATACGTTTGTTGAAGATTTCACCAATTACAAACCCAAAAATACGTTCAAATTTACCAAAACCTATGGATATACAGCACTACCAAAATCCAAAACCACGCACATACCCTACATTTTCAGCATCGAAGACATTTTCAATTTACAGCGTTGCTCTATTGCCATTATACCTACAAATCGTATCAATAAATTTGCGCTATTATTTCGACCTTATCCATGGTCATAAGTTCTATCAtgactttttcatctttttcaaatGCCAAGCTTAAATTACCGTCATTTTGTaagttatgatttttttttataaaaatgtttaCAATCgaatataaaattgaataaaaaaaataaactaattattagAACTCAAAAAATTacgtaaaaaaattgaaattacatATTCCTTTGACATTCACAATTAAAAAGTCATTATAATCTTTTCTAATAGGTGCAGTTGATTGAGACTTATTTCATCCAAAtcttatccaaattatttattgttGCTGATATTATGTGGTTGTTGTAATTCTGTTAAAAGGTCCTCTCATGAATTATTACGTCTTTTGGTTCACAAAAAAATCTGttaaaaaaactaacaaataacaccaaaataaagaaagaaaaagtaggTATTTTAAATTTGGAGAAGACTGTATCATATAATAGAATTCATATAGTGTGGTTAAAGAAAGTATTTTAGGAGTTAAAAAACAACGTGAATAAAAATGATAGATAGTTATGTTGGACTTTTTCAGTGGTTACTTTAATTTTTCGCCAAAAAACTACCTTAAAAGTTAAGCgcacttaaaaattttaaatcttaaaaattcaatttagtaTTGTTTAagtcgttttttatttttttttaatcttagaaATATTTCTCCTTATtctactataattttttttaatggtcGAATAcgatcaaaaatttaaatttaaatttaaattttaaatttgtattatttttatttttaattttattataataataataaataaccaaAAAATCACTTTAATAAATATATGCTTCTCACAATTTCTCactttatgattcaagcaatacaatatcatttaattatttatctattatgcacgaaacaatataataaaaattatacattaaatcaattttgtaaatatttttacctaaaatatttaatgtttaataaattttaattactaagttactaaaattttatttcgttagacaaattaattatcacataaaattgttataagaaatttttaaattaatttttttattatttaataaaattacgaACTTCTACATGAGTGAGTAATTACTCATAAATTAAttagaaataatttttataactaaaaacaacgataaaataactaattaatagtatatatcaattaaataataatataaataaaaaatttaatttataattttataaaataatttttgaaaagataattatGTATATGATAAACACTCACAAAAATATGTAGTGAGTGCTAAACTATGTAAATAAAGacgaatttttttagtttatttccatttttttaaatctaacgaatgataaaataatttatttttagtaaaagatTTATTGAAAACTTTTTTCtacttaaaatttatttaaatttttattctttatctaaattatattattttagctaaattaattttatctttataattaatttaaatattaaaatattatttttataattttttattttgtctaaatttattttttatagttttagatttaatttcataaatttgtgttaatatctgaatatttaaaaaaaataatattatagattaataaatttattttaaaaaaattattcatgaCGCGTCAATGTGAGATAAGAGAGTATTCAAAAAAATGGAATTAGAAGagcataaatttcgaatttaaaaGATCAAATTTTAGATGctataatcatattttataataaataaaagatatgctAATTTACTCTTATCATAATTATTTAACGTTCGTAGCTAAAATTTAGTAGCTAAATTCTATTTTTGTAGTAGTATTATTATGTTATCACTGATAAcaaattaaacctatttttatATTGCCGAAAACTTCCTTTAATTTCTAGGAGAACAAAATTGCTTCTATCTCCCTTACACACTGTTTGGTTCtataaaaggaaagaaaacacAACGAAGGAAAAATCTGTCTCTGAAACTTGGAGAGACTTCTCTCCTCCATCGCAGACAGCGCTACCGTGGCTTTACTGTCGTCGTGTACAAGCCACGGTAGTTTCGTCATCGTCGTGACAACTCCTTCTCCTCTTCATCCTTGTAAATTAGTACTTTCATATAGTATGTGCTCTTTTCCAATTGTGtacttttttcgaaaacagaatgaaaaaataaTCACTGTATATAATATgtgctctttttttatttttcaactgaGATCTTCttactttagtttattttttctcaaattcACGTTTCGTACTTGCTTTTTTGATAGGGTTCAGCCTGTGTAATGTGGATTTTCCATAGAGTTCAACAGTAGAGGGTATCTGCTGCCTAATATTGGCTTGTGTGTGTTGGTAATCTCCGTTTAAATATTGTTGTTCTATTTAAAAGCtgaataaatatatatgatattatgaattattttttattgatttctgCATGTttgatttcttaatttttttattttttttctctttttaattgatttgattttttcATTGTAGGTTTCATTTGCAACAAGTATAGTGATTAATTGAATCAATATTATGGTTATAGTTTATTCAAAAGTCCAAAACTTTTAAATGGCAAAAAATCATAAATCAACATTTTTTAATAACCCAAAAGCATAAAACATGATTAAAATTGAATTCACACGGTTCCAAATCTCCCATcataaataagcaaaaaaataataataacaagaaaaaaaagacacTTCTTTTAACCGAATAGTGTGCGAAGAAAATGAATTAGCTGAAAGTAAGAGTGGTTGAATTGGAAGTGAAAAACTTCATTTATAAAATGATGTTTTGttaggatttttttaaattagatcaCTTTCAGTTTCAAGTTCAAGTTTAAAGGTTTAAGCTTTGTGTTAgaacttcaaaaaaaaatatactaacttAAGAGTACCTATATGAGAGTACAATATTATCCTTTATCTTTAGAAATTGTTTGTAAATTGCTATTTATTATTCGAATTGTTAGTTAAATTTTTCATCATGAGTATTTTAGttcatctcttttttttataatgaaatttaaattatacaagaattctttaaattaaatggctttttttttttttacttgtcttTTGGTTAAAATATGTTATTAATTGTCAATGGTTTTGTTGTTACTAGTTTTTAGATAGCTAAGCAAAATAGTGTGCTTGTTTCATTGGTGCACTTACTAAGCATTTGTTTAACGTACTTTGaatccattttttttcttctttggttAACTTAACTTTTTACCGTCTAAATTATTAAGTATTGTTGGTAGCTAAGTTCACTTACAgtatatgtttattatttatgacaGTGAATTTTGGATTTGAGTTTGACATTTAAGAGTTGGAGATAAGTATCTTATAACAAGGTATGTTTATACTGTGTAAggtaaaatcatatttttataacatatgttactttctgtttatttttattatcgaTATGTCCAttctaaatattatatttttataaatagatAACAAAAATATCAAAGATGCTAATTTAGAAGATAGAACGAAGAGCGttcaatttttttgtaatttaataaaaagaattaatttatttaaaataaaagtaatatgattaagtgtaatttatttagatgtaattaaaaaataattaaatattatatataataaaaaattaatattattaaaggataaaattaaaatttatttttatatattatttttattttcaatgttttcgttctatttaagtctctaatattttaaaattgtttcaattttattccgTTATCAATTCTATTAACGGGTCTCTAGACaacattaaattaattttaaaatattaaaaagttaaataagaCGATTAAAACACtatattttacttttaataaaatttgagaTATCAGTAAGGTTGAATGAATCGACGAGTTCTCACATTTAAATCGGTGAGgttaaataaattgaattttcatactTAAATTCTATGAACTAGATATGCTCAAATATATTCAAATGGATTGAAGCATGATGGCAAGTAGAATTGTTTGCTTTGTCACTCCTGATCaaggaataaaaggataaacatgacaaaaactaaaattaaataaaaaaataaattataattgaaataaaaataaaaagaatagattaaaattgagtaaaaaaaattattttattttttatttaattttttgacataataaaaaagaGATTCTTTAACCTAATTTATCAATGTTATAGTTTGATAATTGAACTAATCTTCTACCTAATTATCCGATACAATAAGAGAGGGACTCATCAACCTTAATTGTCCACACTAAGGTTTCATCACGAAATCAAAAAAGAGTTTTTAAACTTCTAAATCATTTTATACTACGACTATCCTAgtttatgaggtatttataacctcttattaggttaaagtatagaaaatcctaaacccacatacataaggcccaatctagtaactaaataaataaaattaaaatacatcaaattaaattaaaacattctaaaaatttaaattaatatcttctaaataacacttaAAAATTCTTTATATCATGAATATGTGAAGCACAtatcattctcctcctcttcaaaaaaaaaaattcgaccTCAAATCTTATACGTAGAAAAATAGTATATAAAGAGGACAATAATCAcaagaaagattttttttatcttattttttttctctttttgtatatttttctttttttttacattattgtatgcttttattttaaacaataaaattaataataatgaaatGCAAACGAAAAACATAAAGAAAGACGCGATAaacattgaatttttttatgataaaagaagaacaaatatagattaataagaattaatctaatacctgaacTTTGAtactaaatgataaaaaaataaaagataaacaagacaagaattaaaattgaatagaaaaaataaattgtaattgaattaaaaaacaaaaaaagataggttgaaattgaatacaaagagaatcactctactttttaTCTAATTTCTTGATGAAACAAGAAAAGGACTCTTCCGTCTAACTTATAACGCCATAGTTTAGGAATTGAATAGAAGGACCCTCAACCTTCTACCCAATTTTCCGATGTAAtaagagagggactcctcaacttCAATTGTCCACATCATGGTTTCATCAAGAAACTAAAAAAGAATTTTCAAATCTGTAAATCATTCTATAATATGACTACCCTAgtttatgaggtatttataacctcttattaagttaaaatatagaaaattttaaaCCCACAAACATAAGacctaatataataattaaataaataaaattaaaatatatcaaattaaattaaaatattttaaaatacgtcaaattaatattttttaaataacactTAAATttttcatatcacgaacattttaAACACGTATTACTCCTTCTGTTTTGTacatctttaattttctttaatatagtatcattcttttaaaaaaatttcatcttttaaaaaaatttcatcctTTAATAAATCTTGAGGTATCTCGAGTTTCCATGCTTAAATCCCATAGACCAGATATGCTCAAATATATTCAAGTGGCTTGAAGCATACACCAACATACAAAATTGTTTGCTTTGTCACTCATTCTGTTTTGTGCATCTTTAATTTCCTTGAATATAGTATCattctcttgaaaaaaaattaatattttaataaaatttgaggTATCAGTAAGGTTGAATGAATCAAATTTCCATACTTAAATCGGTGAGATTGAATGAATCGAATTCCTATGCTTAAATTTCATGGACCAGATATGCTTAAATATATTCAAGCGGTGTGAAGCATAAAATAACATGCAGAATTGTTTGCTTTGTTACTCCCtttattttatacatatttaatttccTTAAATATAgtatcatttttttgaaaaaaaatccaaattttaataaaatttgaggTATCAGCCAGATTTAAAAAATTGAGTTCCCATACTTAAATTGGTAAAGTTGAATAaatctttaattttcttgaatatagtatcattcttttaaaaaaattcacactttaataaaatttgaagTATCGATAAAGTTGActagatatttttaaatataaaaaaaaagtggcaaaaaatatataacaaagagAATTATTTGTTTTGTTACTCactgttttattttgttaggcTTTTTGTTTTGtacatttttaatttctttaaacaTAGTATTTTTTTTCTCGAAAATCTATGTTTCAATAATACTTGAGATATTAGTGAAGGTTGATTCCAATATCCCATGGTTGgtggaaaaaaagaaaattgcgAGACGATTTAAAAAGGTTGGGAAAAGAAAGTGCATGAGAAAGCTAAGCAAACTAGCAAAGTTTTTGTGGTTAGGTTACTATATTATTCCGAAATAGAATTTGAAACCAAGAACGTAAATAAATTCCAAAATCCTAATAATTAACCTTTCTATGTTTATAAATCAATGTTGACATCATTGATAGCGACCAAAATTGAGGCAAATCTACATATTCAAAATCATTGGAACTTCACATTTTATAGCAGCGGAAAGTGAAAATCAAACATTAGAACACGTTTTAGAACAACTAGTTTCATCAAACATTTTGCTTCAATATGAGGATCATTGAGGACAGATCAGAGGAAGggtaatttcatttcatttgtcAATTTCTAGTTCCACCTTCTAGGGAGGGACATGGATTGCGCAACAAATTTGTTTGCCAACTTATAATAATCCACACCTTAGAATGTTGACCAACTTAAAAGTAGAAAACAACATACTACTTCACAATAGAAAAAGACATGAGAGCTATGCATGAGGTAGTTCCATTGAAAGTTTTTCTTTTCATTAGAAAATTGCCTCCAAATATTACAATAGCAAAAtccaatgaaaaagaaaaaaaaaaaggaaaaaccacAAACCCACAACATATTTTACAATTTATAGTATTTATAGTTAATAATATTGGATGAAAATAACGACCAAATTAAAGCCACGCCAATATAAACAGACCCTTGATCCTAGATAACCAACCCAACAAACCCacacaaaaaaaaagggaaataaCCGCAAAAATATAAACTGGTTGAGGGCTCCCTCTTAATCAAGTAACCATGACTGCACTCAGCATAGCGACGGTTCAACTTGTCCATGTTGAGAAAAGGAACCTCCCTTCTTTTGACCGCAAAGTATAGCAATAAAATTAATTGTTGCACCTACTCTTCTGTCTATAACTCTAATccactcttttttatttttccttttttctgaaattttgaatattttgttgAGGTTGAATCTATGCAGCTGTGGGCGTCATGAGATAGGGGACTTTGGGAGACTCAGAAGTTACATGCACGAATGGATCAGCTTCGTCACTGGATAGCGGCGGTTTCTTGTAATCAAGGGATGTATCGTGATAGATATCCCACCATTTCTTCACCAACATCTTTATGTCCTCCCTCTGCATATTTTCTTCCTTTCCGGTATATCTCCATGGTTTGGATCCCTGAATACATAACCAGCCACCAtctttaatcaataatttaatcaaCCAATAATTTActgttaataataattaaacaaattaaagttgAATGAGTTAATACAACATACCGCTGCACAGTAGTGAACAACTTTGACTTTATCAAGCTCAATATTTTCAGGGTGGCGCCAGAGCATGGCAAGAACAAGGTTATAAACCGAGGGAATGGGCTCGTAAATGTCCTTGAAATACATGTTGAGGAAATCCTGCTCCGCAAAGGGAGTAGGAGGTGTGATCTGGAGTTTTCTGAGAAGGTCGTGGTAAGTTTCCATGGATGGCTCAAACACGAACATGCCAGCGTTGAAGTACAGGGACGGTGGTTGACCCAACTCTTCAGGCCATTGCACCTTGTCAAGGCACTGCTGGCAGTAACCGATCTTGTATTGAGGGCTGTGACTCCATGTCTTCTCGCAGAAGCAATCCATTACAGCATAGAACTTTCCATCTGGAAGATCAAACAAGTGATCTATGTTCTCATACACCTCAATGTCTCCATCCAAGTATATCATCTTACTGTACTCCACAAACTACACCATAATAAGGATATTTTCGTCAAAAAAAGTGATACACAACTATATTATTATATGACAAAAAAGAACATTTCCCTTACATACCTCCCAGATACGGAGCTTGGAGTAGTTGATGACATAATAGGCCATGGCGAACTGAGTCTGGTTCTCAGGAGGGTAAACCGGTTCGATCTCGCGGACTATGCAACCTTGTGACTCAAGTATCTGACGGTGCTCCTCAGGCACGTCGGGGAGGATCGCCACCACCAGAGGGTAAGCTGACTTGACCTTTCGGAGGCCTTTGACCAGTCCAACAACACCTTTGACGTAGTCACCGTTTCCGGCGAGGAAAGTGACGTAGGCTCGCCTGGGGAGTGTGGAAGCAGTTCTCGCGGTGAAGGCGGAAGCAGCAGCGGCGGTTGGAACAAGCTCAGGAGGTGCCATAGTTGATGGTGaagggaaaaaaaagaagggaATTAGAAGGTTTTGTTTGGTAGCTTGATTGTTTTACTGAATGCTATGTTGGTGATTCTCGACAATGGAACGCGGTTTTTGctatatgtgtgtgtgtatatataaagAAAGGAatgaggaggaggtggtggtatttttattcatgtttatTTGATCATGCAATTTTGGACGATCTTGTGATCTGGTTCGTCCACGTGTTATAGGAAAGTGATCCGACGGTGAAGGGTACGTTATGGGAAGTTTCTGGAAAGGGCAACCCGTGGGTGGAAAGCGCTAGAATTGCCTGGGGATCCCAATATTCAATGCAGATTCTTATGCAGCAAACTCTAATTTTTACCATTCACCGAATATCAAACAAACAGATTCAAATAAGGATTTCCAAGGAAATCGTTTAAGAATATAAAAAAGGAAAATCTTttcaataatagtttttttttagaATGCTTTATAGAAATtgctatatttaaaaaaaaattaatactaaatcaATGTATTTACGATATGTATGtgttgttaattttaatatatgcaTAACGAATATAGGAGTATTAGGGATCAACAATGTTAGGAACCAACTCTATATAAGTCAAGAATTAGTCAACTGGTAAACTAGAGGCATCGGTGATTTTAAGCGAATATTGCTACTGATAAGCGCACATGGATGTTTTTTTccttgtaaattggatggttttagatatgatttctatgtttcatgtgttacgcattaatcaaacataattaattatatggaatCAATTAATGAATGATCAAAGCATCTGTTCCGTAATTCTCTCCTATCACTAACGTTAAACgtggtcaacaataatttaaaaaataaattaaattataaattaataaaactaattataattaattatgttgttccATTCTTGGCTGATTATTAGTTGGTTTCATATACTTTTCCTTAGGGGATAgcaaattttgtaatttgtagctattaattagttattattactgTTTTTAATAGTgtcattaattagtcattattagtatttttaatggtgtaagattatatctaataatatagaattattcacttttattttacttattaaatatcgaccaaattttaataaaaatactcacctccttcacttttttttaataattaatatattaaatatactaattatataatgtgtatattaaaatttaattaaccaacgagttataactcaaaCGATATTCGATATAGTCTCCTCATATTTATCTAGAGATTTCGGattcaaattttcttatttttggtaaaaaaatattaaaatttaactatAAATCAATTATCACATATATAAATTTCTATTTAGtatcttgtaattttt contains:
- the LOC112695707 gene encoding galactinol synthase 1, with protein sequence MAPPELVPTAAAASAFTARTASTLPRRAYVTFLAGNGDYVKGVVGLVKGLRKVKSAYPLVVAILPDVPEEHRQILESQGCIVREIEPVYPPENQTQFAMAYYVINYSKLRIWEFVEYSKMIYLDGDIEVYENIDHLFDLPDGKFYAVMDCFCEKTWSHSPQYKIGYCQQCLDKVQWPEELGQPPSLYFNAGMFVFEPSMETYHDLLRKLQITPPTPFAEQDFLNMYFKDIYEPIPSVYNLVLAMLWRHPENIELDKVKVVHYCAAGSKPWRYTGKEENMQREDIKMLVKKWWDIYHDTSLDYKKPPLSSDEADPFVHVTSESPKVPYLMTPTAA